The genomic interval aattatttcacagatctatacaaacatataataaaatgttttatacttGGGAAAATCCTGCAGGACCTCGAAAATTGATTTGGgaggatggaaataaaaaagaaattgaagaaactcttcgaaaagtaaatatctagtaaattttaaatttaaatttaattaaatttattaattttttctaatttaataatgttaaaaaatccattttttagGATACATtaggaatttttcatttgcCAGATTTGGAAGAACAAGTATTTTATGTATCATTTTTAGATGGTACACAacgagtattattatttacatcaaatatgaaaattgcgGAAGATTGTCAACTATCTGATGATTTTGAAGTTATAGAACAGGAAGTGTCAATAAATATTCACGGAGTTGGTCTTTcacttgttaataatattacaagatctgaattgttatatatgtgtattgccaggtacattattaatataaatatttgtgataatttatatttttataacaatttattgtcatattttttattattattatcttttagtTCTGGAATTATATGGGAAATTCGTAAATCTATTAATCATCGATGGCGTAGTCTTAGCACAAGGGAAGTAAATCTTATAGAAGAAggctatcaaaaatatatgcgTGAATTACAAATAGGAAAAAATCCGATGCAAAAAGTGATACTTGAACCAAAATtagaagtaataaaaataataatttcattttcaattttataatacatatattttttatattattttatattaatacatatatttttatattatatttttatatattatcttctattctcaaattaattttaatttcaggttgattatttaaatatggaaATGTTGAAACCAAATCATCGTTATCTACGAAGAACTTTTCAAACTGGTTTATGGTTGCAATACCGTACTTCAGTACATCAAGTGCAGTTACatgcaaaaattaatagattgcAAATTGATAATCAACTTGCAGATTGTATTTTCCCAGTCATATTGGCTCCAGTTCCACCTCCAAAGAGTGTTACAAATGctggtaaatttttatatttaatcattcataaaaaatgaaaatacaaatgaaaatattatatatatatatatattatataatacgtataattatacatacatatataaaaggatattaatatatttatgataaaatatattttatatgtctcgattctaaagattaaaacagatacaaaaattgtgattgaaatttatttactaaattataagcaattcaaatttgtttataaattattttcaaaattgttagtAAAACAAGATGCAGATAAATTAAGACAATTTTCGATCAATCTGTGTCATATTAACACTTCATATTGAcacttttatttgtaaatttaatgtgaatttaaattctttataatcataaaaattaattactatttttatatatcacttttatgtttattttaatttagaatcgtctttctaaaagtataaatgaatatataagatataaatatatatgtatgaatacatatatatatatatatatacatatatatatatatatgaataaatattaaattattttttaacagttGAAATGAAACCATTTGCTGAACTTAGTATGATTAAACGATTACTTGTACGCAGTAATGTACAGCAATTTCGGTATTTTAAAGTTCTTATACAAGAATTTCATGTGAAAGtagatattgtatttattaatgcaATTATGGAATTACTTGaaacaaatgaaatgaatgatGTGGAAGAAGtgagttttattaataaataatatggataatatatgaaattttaaaatattataataattgtctttttataatttcagaaCAAACTATTCAAATTAGATGTAAAACTTGTTGACGAACCTTTAATGTATCACGTCAGGTTAATTACTACAGCCGAACAGAAGAATTTCTTcgatcttcttcatttttctccattaaaggttttttttgtaatttaaattaattataattatattttattgatattatatttttataattattataatttttttagattcataTAAGTTTTTCAATGACTGGTGGTAATAGCGGGCCTTCTGCAATGCCTCatgtattaaatgtattactACAAGGAATAGGAGTTACATTAACAGATATTCACGATATTGTCTTCAAGTattcagaattaaattttaatttatattaataaaattaaattttttaatattaaagataaaattttatattaatgataaaattttaattctgtattaatataaatcatatatatatatatataaatattttttatttttacagattagcatattttgaaagagaatatatttttatgactcATAAACAACTTATTCATGAAGCAACATTACATTATGTAGGACAAGCAATTAAGCAAGCTTATGTTCTTGTTTTGGGACTCGATGTAATAGGAAATCCATATGGTCTTGTGGTGGGTACCATGAAAGGCATTGAAGATTTATTCTATGAACCTTTCCATGGTGCTATTCAAGGGCCTGGAGAATTTGCAGAAGGTTTGATTCTTGGTGTGAGAAGTATGGTAGGTCATACTGTTGGAGGAATGGCAGGAGCTGTTTCTAAAATAACTGGAGCTATGGGTATGTTTTAGAAATtgtagttttgaaaaaaatgtattaaaatacatgtatgtgtattaaaatacatgtatatgtatgcgAAACGTACATTAATCAATCGCATAATCAAACTTAatagcatattttttttctctttatgtaatattacttTACTTGCCCATAACATTATGATTATCTCTTCGCAAGttctacatttttattaaaaagtcgaagcttaatatgaattataaaataaaaaatattaagatataaaaatatgtatgtatgtgtacaataatttgtaatatctaattatatatatgtatgctatatatatgtaatagaaatatatggttataaatatatgcatataattatgtatatatacatgtatatatatatattattacaattgtttatattataatcggattgaattacaattttatttattatacatgtatttaaatacatataaattaaaattttttagtaagtttataatttgaattcttattttctaaatattattacattttcttaAACATTACACTATTTATTAGGCAAAGGTATAGCTGCTTTAACGTTTGATAGAGATTATCAAAGAAAACGACAAGAGCAGCTTAATATACAACCAGCTACTTTACAAGAAGGTCTTGCTCGTAGTGGCAAAGGCTTGGTAATGGTAAGTGAAAatcagaaatagaaattagtataattggaaagaaattagtaatgaaaaaaataaatgaatatatgatttttaggGTGTTTTTGATGGTGTAACTGGTGTTGTAATGAAACCCATATCAGGTGCCAAAGAAGAAGGTGTGGAAGGGTTCTTTAAAGGATTTGGAAAAGGAATGGTTGGTCTTGTTACTAGACCAACTGCTGGAGTTATAGATTTTGCTAGTGGTTCATTTGATGCAGTGAAacggtataaaaaataatgtttatgatattatataaatataattacaatttttgtttcaagtataaaaataatttaaattattcatattaattctttttcagtGCAACTGAATTGAATGAAGAAGTAAAGAAAGTAAGGCCATGTAGATTTTTACAACCTGATAATTTAGTTAGACCATATGTTAGAGAGCATGCTGAAggacataaaattttaaatgtaagtacttaatattttttttttatttaatatttcttaatatttaaatattgtaatatgaaaatgttttttaataggaattagaaaaaggaaaatattcaaatactgatatttatttttatcacttatACATTAATAGAGATGTATTATTGCTTACTGATAAGAGAATAGCTTATTTAGAGCATAGTGACTTATTCGGTGGATGGCGGgtcagtattttttttaaattatatttaaaaaattataaaaattaattatatttttgtaaattaaatataaaatattttaaaaagtaaatattttattgttttttatataggtACATTGGACTCACACATGGCAAGAAATAAGCGAACTACCGAAATTAGTGGATAAAGGTGttcagatatttattaaagatattagtaaaaagaaaaaattaggcTTATTTGGTAGTGCAgatcaatcaaaaataattttaatacctgattataatataagacaAGTAAGttatgtaattgaaaaatttatatatatttttatatatataatataaatatatatatttttatatatataatatatatatttaaaaaatgtaatcttttaattatttaaaaaaataagtaatatttttttttttataaatttttcagctTCTATGTAACAAAATACAACACCAAATTAATCAATGCGGATTATAATGTCagaaacttataatatatacttatacgatatatgcaatatatatatattaatacttaaatataattaattaattaaactgatAGTGCCTAGgcttcataaattttcattaattttgcaagctgaatttcataaattctatatattcatatatattataaaaaagatttttacaaaTGCTATTTACAAGACTGATATTTAATCAGAATCAGCTAACAGCAAACAGAAatcaatatattgttttatatttattacaatctaattttcagtttaattttattattttatatgattatcattatttttagtaaaatatttcactttataattctatatgttattataacattaaaaagacTTATAAtgcttttaattaatgattataactgacatatttaatattgtacaaaataatcattatagtATTATCATTGTTCTTAAACACATtacatcaaataatataatttattttaaagtaatatttaaaatatatctaaaataaacaaaatatttgtaaaaatacttgaaaatcaaaacaaaatctttctatcttattaatttgaaacttatttatataaatatatataaacataagatttaattaagcTGATATTTAAATGTCATGTTACAttttgtgtaaaaatatatacaaatttatttcatgattaaaatattttaatttcatattttgtaaaattctttcttatttaatattagtaaaaattctaaaaacagATTGCCATTATAAGACAATATCATTGTTCAatgtttttgtattatttaataataagttaaaaatttattatatacatacgtatataaacAGAAATTTAAGCGCACATTGTATGTTCAAGAAATTTCTATGTACCTGTAACTATGTTATGATATGTGCAGAATGTTTCTAATGacgcataattttttaattatataaaaattatataaaattataattataattataaaaaattataattataaaatatattttctttttttaaatatatattcttaaaattttatatgcatgTAAAATACTTTTCATATTGTTAATACTTTCAATAtactgatatttatataattttttatttcaattatagatatattataccaTTTGATCGATTATGACAATTAATCTGGattgttacatatttttagaaacactctatatattcgtaaataatatataatttttgttaaaattgttctgttaaatattgtttaatagagaagaagaaaaaaagcaaaatagttcaaaaataatacattgttTTCTAGagcttataaaaaatttattaatgtataagtataattataatatgtagttaattataatataatttaaaatgaattatctaattaaattacattattgttaaaaaaaaatatatgcatattgttactattttatacatatatcacttgtataaacaaattataataagagaattaaagtaattcttgctttctatttcttttatctcatTCAATGAtaccaatatttaaattttgtatatatatttatgtattatatttcaaaaaatgaattttgtttctatcatgcattatatataagtgcattcatttgtttatatatgaatttagtTTGACATTttgtatgtttatattatgaatctatatcagtattttaaaattttgtatttaaataaaattaagaaataaacatctttgaatatatatttataaaaaatagaaagaaaagttacatgttttgatattttttaaatttaaataaaaaattttaattaattagaaaataatttattgtatttttttattataaattgattatattatacttttaatagatatattaattctgGTGTGATAGACAGTATACaactattgatttatatatttcttagtcaaaataatttcattgtcaATTATCTAATGGCagaaaatcaaagatttaTATCAGGTCCTCCACAATTACCTCCTTTATATAGAGggcagaaaataaaaacagtGAGTTACTAAATTATAACTTACGTttacatgtttatttattaattataacaaattatatatttattacatattatatgataaattaatatattgtaattaatttattgataatatgtttttttaggGTCCATATATTACTACAGTCACTGATGAAATGGTTGcgcaaagagaaagagaaaatgaacAATTGTATAGAGCTTGGCGCGAGCAACAACGAAGAAGAGATATGCAAGATGATGAGTACATGGGAGATTTTAAAGAAGATGTagtgagaagaatttttattagaaaagttTTCTGTATATTAAcacttcaattattatttacatctgGTGTCAtagcaatttttctattcgtgtaagcattataatttaataatgttctcataataataaattgatgtaatgaattatgttattttaataactgtATTGCAGGGACTCtgcaagaaaatttatgataattcatTGGTATTTGTGGATTGTAGCTATGTACGTAAATTTTGCAACTacttagatatattatttagtgCATAATGCAGTATTTTATTAGGATATGCTTCGCTATTTCTTTTTGTGCCATATCGTTTTTTGAGGGAGCTAGGCGATCTCCacctttcaattatttgtgGCTATGTATATTGGTAaggtttttaattatattaaaacctTATTGATTGaatgtttttattacttaacattcaatattaaaaaaaaatactatttccAGACAATTGCTATGTCATATCTAGCTGCTTTTGTATCTGCcttttatgaaattgaaataattttgatggcATTAGGTATGACAACATTAATTACATTAGGAATAAGTCTCATTGCAACATTTACTAAGGTactttcaacaaaattttacatatgaaataataaagaagtaaaaataatataaataatcttacaGTTTGATTTAACCATGAGAACAGggatattgtttattattggaCTGGCTGCTattgtatcaatttttgtgtTGATAATAACCTTGATGTTTACATACATTAGATTATTACATATCCTGATTTCAATTATAGGAATGACCTTATTATCAacagttaatatatattttgaaagaattatttaattcaagtataatatattttgttttacatgatatattttagaaatgaaaaaaatattcattttttagtaCTTGTTCTTTGATATACAAACAATTATGGGTGGAAgaagaatagaattaaatcCAGATGAAGTTATATTTGCAACAGCACAAATTTATGTTGACATTGTAttgttatatcaatatatcttaATGTTTATGGGTTTGATGCATCATCAATGAATATTAAGGATAGATTTATATCACATTTCATTATaacttatctttattatagcaatatatttttttaaaaagacttgaatatcaatgaataaattatatgaattatttaaaattggatataaaaaatattttaatatttaatctttatatatgttttgttattattaaaatcattaacatatatatataatattaataatcttttacaaataaatatttttatatcatatttcatttatactttataaatgaaatattttcttataaaaaaacattacttaaaatcaattttgttgCTAAGCAATACTTCATCAACAAAAGTCTAacctattatatattcaaagtttttatgaaaaagatatatattttttaaattaaatgaatgtgtaagtatataattaattaggaTTATCAAAAAACGTTTTATTATcagtattttatatgtaacaaATGGTATGagttatatgattaaattaccgtcattaatatcatcaaaaataaaacgaaacagATTTACAAGGCTATTTTATACAGTACATCATAGTGAGAAACGAGGACTTTTCTACGTAAAATTGGATAATGAttgtaagatatattattcaagaaattattattataacatatgtttctaattattattcatactttctacttaaaaaaaaaaaatgaaagaagttcgatttttattgtaaatataaataatactttaaaatatatttatttcttttatttttaattagcaaGAGCAATACTGCACTACATATCTGAAGGAAAAGTTTTAGATATGCAAAGGATTAATGTACCTCATAGATATACAGGAAAAGGTTTAGCACGATTGCTTACAgaggtaaaatttatttttaatattttgtactttcaaataaatatttattatgaataaaaccatgaatgatattattgaattatattttttattatattcttcattgtaacaatacaatatacaataaaaatatatatatgtaataatatgtaataacaatatataatttttgtagacAGCATTTACATatgttattttgaataattactaTATGTATTTGACATGTGAATACATGCAGAAGTATTATCTTGCAATTAAAAATCCAGATCTTGAAGAATATGTTGTTGGACCACCACATATTTTAGAAGGACCTGATTCAAAATCCTTAGAccctaatattatatatgaattgcCTGATCCAGaagattttttgatatattcttcttaataaataatttttatattattagttattgaAATCTTGAGTAATTAttgagttaaattatttatgatttaaaatttattactgcttcatattgttaataaaatggaggagatagaatatattactataattgAATGGTTctgttatcaattttattacaatggcATGTTACTTTATTGTAAAGAAGCATGCGAAATATATCCAACAAATGAATgcttaagaatttttctaagTCTCGCATATATGTTAACTGGGAAGATTCAAGAAGCAATTAAAGAAAGTTCGAATTTAATGAATGATGCAGATAATACATTGGCAGCATTGCTTCTTCAGAGTATTgcttatatgaaaaatgaaaatgttgaaaaaactACTATCATACAGATTGAAACAAGAATTAGGGATGAGAAACGAAAATCATCTTCAAATGCCCTCTTATTAGCAGCTTTGGTATTGCTTTTATCTCAGAAGATTGATAAAGctaaagaatatatagaaagagcTTATAAGCTTGATTcatctaataaaaatgttcTATTAACAAAAGGTTGggtggatttatttattataagcgAAAATAATTCGAGTGAACCaagtttattcgaaattgttcTAGAACAAGATCCAAAAAACGTGAATGCTTTACTTggatttgcaaaatataaacaacAACACGGAGATTATACAGGAgcaatattaacattaaattcattaattgtaCGTTATCCTAAATTATGTTTACCTTtggttgaaaaattgtataatcaaCTTGGAATGAAGGATTGGGATCAAGTTCTAGAGACTGCTAACagaatattatcaattgaCTCAAATAATTTGGATGCAATAAAAGCACAtgcatttgtaaatatttgcaGAGATGGAAATTTCAACGAAGGATTAAAACATTTACagtctttttttagaaatatgataGTTATAGAAACaaagaatattacaattttagtGAATAATATTCAGTTATTTTCACGAATAGCTTGTAAGAATCAAGGAATTTTAACAGAACTTTCTAAGATCGTTGAAAAAATGTTACAACAGCATTTGAAAAATGCAGATCTTATGGTGGAATTaggaaatttgtatatttcattggataaaataaaagatgcaGAATATTGGTATAGAAGTGCAGTTCGAATAAATGAATCTTCATTTACTGCTTTGATGGGATTAGCTCATTGTCAATTTTTAGACACTTCGATTGACGCTTCGGACTTAGCACAACAACAAATAGATTTTTTGATGGAAATACAATCTAATTCAGTAGATGCAGAGTTGTTTTTTATATCTGCCAAATTAAATTCCAATGATTCCATCAAAGCtctgaattatttaaacaatgcagCTACAATCATATTGGACAATTGTAAATATGTACCATATGGttacgattatataaaaaaattaaatcctgATTTATGTTTAGAAATTTCCAAACaacgtttaatttattctataacaaataatgtaacaaattttgaagaaagtaTATCCAATTACAAAGAAGCAAGTTTATATTTGTTAGAAGAATTATCAGAAGCATATCCTGGTTTAAGTATggcacaattattaattagtaaagCTAAAATGCAGAGtggaaatttagaagaagcttcatatatattaaagaattttttagacAATGTTGATTCATCTAATGCAAAAGCTCATTTATTAATGGCTCAAATTCAAGCATGTCAAGGGAATTATCAATTGGCTTCACAAAGTCTTGAAGTTGGTttaagttacaattttaaaatcagaGACAAtccaatttatcatttaattactgGCATGGTTCAAAAACAGGCAAATGATATGGAAGGTGCAATAAAAAGTTTTCAGACAGCTATGTCATATGCAGGAATGCAATCATACAAGAGTAATTTAGAAATCTCAGATATTTCAACATCAGATATGGCAACATTGTACCTTGAGTTGATTTCTGCTtatggaaaaatgaaacgatttaATGATGCAATTGTTATAATACAAGATGCAAAAGTAAATCTAGGAAACACCTCAGAAGaaggtaaaatattaataggaaATGCTGAATTACTTTTAGAAATGGGAGAATTAGATAATGCCATTGATTGCTTATCTAAAATAACTCCAGATCAACCTTATTATTTGCAAGCACATATGCGTTTAGccgaaataaatttgaaatacaaaaaagatCGTCCTGCCTTTGCTATGTGTTTCAGGTTTGTTTTTCATAAGTTTACATattgttgtatttttttattctgtttgaatattttattttatagagaatTGGTTGAACATTGTCCTGGTCCTAAGACATATAGTATGCTTGGTGAtgcatatatttctattcaagAACCAGAGAGAGCAGTAGAGGCATATGAACAAGCTTTAAAACAGAATCCTAGGAATAAAATAGACATTGCAAGTAAGCTAGGAAAGGCACTCGTAAAAACGCATCAGTACACAAAAGCCATCAATTATTACAGAGATGTGATGAAACAAGAAAACTTTAAAAGCTTAAAATTAGATCttgcaaaattattcataaagatGAAACAATATGATAAAGCGGAAGCTACATTGGTCCAGGAATTGCAaggtacaaaattatttttactaggtaatatatatatttttaattattttaataattttttattcatattttagaaGATCGTCGAGATTCAGATTTAAAGAGTTTACAAGTACGAACTCAACTTCTACTTTTGCTCGCTAAAACTCGAGAAAAAGCAGATAATGTACAAGGCGCTTTATCAGCATTGAAAGAAGCTAAAGAAAATCAGCACAGATATATGCAACGAATGGGAACAAACTCTAATTTGGAAGATGAGAAACAGCTTCTGgctaatatttgtttaacaaTGGCTgatcattcttcttctttaagaGATTATGATCAAgctattacatattataaagaagCATTAAATCATAAACCTGCAAATATAAACGCCTTGTTGTCTTTAGCAAAACTTTACATGcaggtaattaaaatatataattatatataaatgataatcattgaataatttattaatattttgaattggcAGACTAATAATTTGGATCGATGTACTCAAAGTTGTACAGTTCTCTTGAATACTGATCCTAATAATGAGGCTGCTTCAATAATGATGGCAGATCTTGCATTCAGAAAAGTTGATTTTGACACGGCAGCATTTCATTTTCGAcaactattattaaaacaaccAACTTATTGGATCGCATTAGCAAGATTAATAGAAGTTTCTCGTAGAATaggtgaattatttaaaaattaaaaattttttttatttaatttttgatgtcTAACTTATTTACAATGACATAAATTTATAGGAGATATGGACGATCTTGAAGAATGGCTTCATCGAGCAGAACAAGAAATGAGCAATACAAATTTAACAGccggttattattattgcgccGGTTTGTTAGATTGGCGCATGGGACGATTAAATTCCGC from Apis mellifera strain DH4 linkage group LG8, Amel_HAv3.1, whole genome shotgun sequence carries:
- the LOC100576831 gene encoding protein lifeguard 2, whose translation is MAENQRFISGPPQLPPLYRGQKIKTGPYITTVTDEMVAQRERENEQLYRAWREQQRRRDMQDDEYMGDFKEDVVRRIFIRKVFCILTLQLLFTSGVIAIFLFVDSARKFMIIHWYLWIVAMICFAISFCAISFFEGARRSPPFNYLWLCILTIAMSYLAAFVSAFYEIEIILMALGMTTLITLGISLIATFTKFDLTMRTGILFIIGLAAIVSIFVLIITLMFTYIRLLHILISIIGMTLLSTYLFFDIQTIMGGRRIELNPDEVIFATAQIYVDIVLLYQYILMFMGLMHHQ
- the LOC412650 gene encoding tetratricopeptide repeat protein 21B, which codes for MEEIEYITIIEWFCYQFYYNGMLLYCKEACEIYPTNECLRIFLSLAYMLTGKIQEAIKESSNLMNDADNTLAALLLQSIAYMKNENVEKTTIIQIETRIRDEKRKSSSNALLLAALVLLLSQKIDKAKEYIERAYKLDSSNKNVLLTKGWVDLFIISENNSSEPSLFEIVLEQDPKNVNALLGFAKYKQQHGDYTGAILTLNSLIVRYPKLCLPLVEKLYNQLGMKDWDQVLETANRILSIDSNNLDAIKAHAFVNICRDGNFNEGLKHLQSFFRNMIVIETKNITILVNNIQLFSRIACKNQGILTELSKIVEKMLQQHLKNADLMVELGNLYISLDKIKDAEYWYRSAVRINESSFTALMGLAHCQFLDTSIDASDLAQQQIDFLMEIQSNSVDAELFFISAKLNSNDSIKALNYLNNAATIILDNCKYVPYGYDYIKKLNPDLCLEISKQRLIYSITNNVTNFEESISNYKEASLYLLEELSEAYPGLSMAQLLISKAKMQSGNLEEASYILKNFLDNVDSSNAKAHLLMAQIQACQGNYQLASQSLEVGLSYNFKIRDNPIYHLITGMVQKQANDMEGAIKSFQTAMSYAGMQSYKSNLEISDISTSDMATLYLELISAYGKMKRFNDAIVIIQDAKVNLGNTSEEGKILIGNAELLLEMGELDNAIDCLSKITPDQPYYLQAHMRLAEINLKYKKDRPAFAMCFRELVEHCPGPKTYSMLGDAYISIQEPERAVEAYEQALKQNPRNKIDIASKLGKALVKTHQYTKAINYYRDVMKQENFKSLKLDLAKLFIKMKQYDKAEATLVQELQEDRRDSDLKSLQVRTQLLLLLAKTREKADNVQGALSALKEAKENQHRYMQRMGTNSNLEDEKQLLANICLTMADHSSSLRDYDQAITYYKEALNHKPANINALLSLAKLYMQTNNLDRCTQSCTVLLNTDPNNEAASIMMADLAFRKVDFDTAAFHFRQLLLKQPTYWIALARLIEVSRRIGDMDDLEEWLHRAEQEMSNTNLTAGYYYCAGLLDWRMGRLNSALRQFNFARRDPEWGQQAIYNMIEICLDPDDDSSLSNEVFNDDDVEYQDSRTMALKTAYRLLQDLNPKGSPHEMLTHRLLSNFFLLATKQKSNVEKALQDCTTLASQEALRDHVGPALGMAMAHILLKQTPRARNHLKRVSKNTWTFEDAEYLERCWLLLADIYVQSNKYDLANDLLKRVLQHNATCVRAHELSGYIAEKEQNYREAASQYNQAWKYGGKSKLSVAYKLAYCSMKAKAYADGIEACNEILKQNPDYPRIKKEILEKCINNLRT
- the LOC107964901 gene encoding protein NATD1-like isoform X2, encoding MSRAILHYISEGKVLDMQRINVPHRYTGKGLARLLTETAFTYVILNNYYMYLTCEYMQKYYLAIKNPDLEEYVVGPPHILEGPDSKSLDPNIIYELPDPEDFLIYSS
- the LOC107964901 gene encoding protein NATD1-like isoform X1; the protein is MSYMIKLPSLISSKIKRNRFTRLFYTVHHSEKRGLFYVKLDNDSRAILHYISEGKVLDMQRINVPHRYTGKGLARLLTETAFTYVILNNYYMYLTCEYMQKYYLAIKNPDLEEYVVGPPHILEGPDSKSLDPNIIYELPDPEDFLIYSS